The following are encoded in a window of Cyprinus carpio isolate SPL01 chromosome A13, ASM1834038v1, whole genome shotgun sequence genomic DNA:
- the LOC109064578 gene encoding BTB/POZ domain-containing protein 6-A isoform X2: MAAELYPVNDHAPVQKNETVMRSLSEKKRSVEPVAQTTASIATTPTTEQNINNNNVEIPSWHSAHPTLRERNALMFNNEHMADVHFIVGPPGESERVPAHKYVLAVGSSVFCAMFYGDLAEGDSDIHIPDVEPAAFLILLKYMYSDEIELAADTVLATLYAAKKYLVSALARACVGFLETSLEARNACVLLSQSRLFEEPELTQRCWEVIDAQAELALRSEGFTEIDLPTLEHILKRETLNVKEAVVFQAILGWADAECRRQGLTPLSQNQRSVLGKALHLVRLPSMTLQEFADGAAQSNILTLEETHNIFLWYTAATKPVLGFPVEPRKGLMPQRCHRFQSSAYRSNQWRYRGRCDSIQFAVDKRVFIAGLGLYGSSGGKAEYSVRIELKRQGVLLAQNLTKFVSDGSSSTFPVWFEHPVQVEQDAFYTVSAVLDGNELSYFGQEGMTEVQCGKVTFQFQCSSDSTNGTGVQGGQIPELIFYA; encoded by the exons ATGGCAGCGGAACTGTACCCCGTCAACGATCACGCGCCAGTACAGAAGAACGAGACTGTGATGCGGAGTCTGTCAGAGAAGAAGAGGAGCGTGGAGCCGGTTGCGCAGACCACCGCTTCCATCGCCACCACACCGACCACAGagcaaaacatcaacaacaacaacgtgGAGATTCCCAGCTGGCACTCCGCGCACCCGACGTTACGCGAAAG AAATGCACTAATGTTCAATAATGAACACATGGCAGACGTTCATTTCATTGTTGGTCCGCCTGGGGAATCAGAAAGGGTCCCAGCACACAAG TATGTGCTGGCAGTGGGGAGCTCTGTTTTCTGTGCCATGTTTTATGGGGATCTTGCAGAAGGAGACTCTGATATCCATATTCCAGATGTGGAACCCGCTGCTTTTCTCATCCTGCTCAA ATACATGTACAGTGATGAGATAGAACTGGCAGCTGACACAGTACTGGCTACGCTTTACGCTGCCAAGAAATATCTGGTGTCTGCTCTGGCTCGCGCATGTGTGGGTTTCCTCGAGACTAGCCTGGAGGCGCGAAATGCGTGTGTGCTGCTATCTCAAAGTCGGCTGTTTGAGGAGCCGGAGCTCACTCAGAGGTGTTGGGAAGTGATCGATGCCCAGGCAGAGCTTGCACTGCGCTCGGAAGGTTTCACTGAGATTGACCTGCCCACACTGGAACACATCTTGAAGAGGGAAACCCTGAATGTAAAGGAGGCTGTGGTGTTCCAGGCCATTCTAGGATGGGCCGATGCAGAGTGTCGTAGACAGGGCCTGACCCCTTTGTCACAGAACCAGCGCTCCGTGCTAGGGAAGGCGTTACACCTTGTGCGTCTGCCTTCCATGACGCTGCAGGAATTTGCAGATGGAGCCGCGCAGTCGAACATTTTAACCCTTGAGGAAACACACAACATCTTTCTCTGGTACACGGCTGCTACGAAACCTGTGCTGGGATTCCCGGTTGAACCTAGAAAGGGACTGATGCCGCAACGCTGTCATCGGTTTCAATCCTCTGCATACCGAAGCAACCAGTGGCGCTATCGCGGACGCTGCGACAGTATCCAGTTCGCTGTGGACAAGCGTGTATTTATCGCCGGACTTGGTCTATATGGCTCCAGTGGAGGGAAGGCGGAATATAGCGTCAGAATTGAACTAAAGAGACAGGGAGTGCTTCTGGCACAAAACTTGACCAAATTTGTGTCAGATGGTTCTAGCTCAACATTCCCTGTATGGTTTGAGCACCCAGTTCAAGTGGAGCAGGACGCGTTCTACACGGTTAGCGCCGTTCTAGACGGGAATGAGCTAAGTTATTTTGGACAGGAAGGAATGACAGAAGTCCAGTGTGGGAAAGTCACCTTTCAGTTTCAGTGTTCCTCTGACAGTACTAACGGGACAGGGGTGCAGGGGGGACAGATTCCGGAGCTGATATTTTATGCATGA
- the LOC109064578 gene encoding BTB/POZ domain-containing protein 6-A isoform X1, with amino-acid sequence MPAAPERKLSHNGRIMKCVTFLLLLPETLKRLKRASKHPGRLSLCYNILTLSLKKRMAAELYPVNDHAPVQKNETVMRSLSEKKRSVEPVAQTTASIATTPTTEQNINNNNVEIPSWHSAHPTLRERNALMFNNEHMADVHFIVGPPGESERVPAHKYVLAVGSSVFCAMFYGDLAEGDSDIHIPDVEPAAFLILLKYMYSDEIELAADTVLATLYAAKKYLVSALARACVGFLETSLEARNACVLLSQSRLFEEPELTQRCWEVIDAQAELALRSEGFTEIDLPTLEHILKRETLNVKEAVVFQAILGWADAECRRQGLTPLSQNQRSVLGKALHLVRLPSMTLQEFADGAAQSNILTLEETHNIFLWYTAATKPVLGFPVEPRKGLMPQRCHRFQSSAYRSNQWRYRGRCDSIQFAVDKRVFIAGLGLYGSSGGKAEYSVRIELKRQGVLLAQNLTKFVSDGSSSTFPVWFEHPVQVEQDAFYTVSAVLDGNELSYFGQEGMTEVQCGKVTFQFQCSSDSTNGTGVQGGQIPELIFYA; translated from the exons atgCCCGCTGCGCCGGAACGCAAGCTGTCCCATAATGGCCGGATCATGAAATGTGTCACTTTTTTACTTTTGCTCCCCGAAACGTTAAAGAGGTTGAAGCGGGCAAGCAAGCACCCCGGCAGGCTCTCTCTGTGCTATAACATCTTAACTCTTTCCCTTAAGAAAAGGATGGCAGCGGAACTGTACCCCGTCAACGATCACGCGCCAGTACAGAAGAACGAGACTGTGATGCGGAGTCTGTCAGAGAAGAAGAGGAGCGTGGAGCCGGTTGCGCAGACCACCGCTTCCATCGCCACCACACCGACCACAGagcaaaacatcaacaacaacaacgtgGAGATTCCCAGCTGGCACTCCGCGCACCCGACGTTACGCGAAAG AAATGCACTAATGTTCAATAATGAACACATGGCAGACGTTCATTTCATTGTTGGTCCGCCTGGGGAATCAGAAAGGGTCCCAGCACACAAG TATGTGCTGGCAGTGGGGAGCTCTGTTTTCTGTGCCATGTTTTATGGGGATCTTGCAGAAGGAGACTCTGATATCCATATTCCAGATGTGGAACCCGCTGCTTTTCTCATCCTGCTCAA ATACATGTACAGTGATGAGATAGAACTGGCAGCTGACACAGTACTGGCTACGCTTTACGCTGCCAAGAAATATCTGGTGTCTGCTCTGGCTCGCGCATGTGTGGGTTTCCTCGAGACTAGCCTGGAGGCGCGAAATGCGTGTGTGCTGCTATCTCAAAGTCGGCTGTTTGAGGAGCCGGAGCTCACTCAGAGGTGTTGGGAAGTGATCGATGCCCAGGCAGAGCTTGCACTGCGCTCGGAAGGTTTCACTGAGATTGACCTGCCCACACTGGAACACATCTTGAAGAGGGAAACCCTGAATGTAAAGGAGGCTGTGGTGTTCCAGGCCATTCTAGGATGGGCCGATGCAGAGTGTCGTAGACAGGGCCTGACCCCTTTGTCACAGAACCAGCGCTCCGTGCTAGGGAAGGCGTTACACCTTGTGCGTCTGCCTTCCATGACGCTGCAGGAATTTGCAGATGGAGCCGCGCAGTCGAACATTTTAACCCTTGAGGAAACACACAACATCTTTCTCTGGTACACGGCTGCTACGAAACCTGTGCTGGGATTCCCGGTTGAACCTAGAAAGGGACTGATGCCGCAACGCTGTCATCGGTTTCAATCCTCTGCATACCGAAGCAACCAGTGGCGCTATCGCGGACGCTGCGACAGTATCCAGTTCGCTGTGGACAAGCGTGTATTTATCGCCGGACTTGGTCTATATGGCTCCAGTGGAGGGAAGGCGGAATATAGCGTCAGAATTGAACTAAAGAGACAGGGAGTGCTTCTGGCACAAAACTTGACCAAATTTGTGTCAGATGGTTCTAGCTCAACATTCCCTGTATGGTTTGAGCACCCAGTTCAAGTGGAGCAGGACGCGTTCTACACGGTTAGCGCCGTTCTAGACGGGAATGAGCTAAGTTATTTTGGACAGGAAGGAATGACAGAAGTCCAGTGTGGGAAAGTCACCTTTCAGTTTCAGTGTTCCTCTGACAGTACTAACGGGACAGGGGTGCAGGGGGGACAGATTCCGGAGCTGATATTTTATGCATGA